From Polynucleobacter sp. JS-JIR-II-b4, a single genomic window includes:
- the nuoG gene encoding NADH-quinone oxidoreductase subunit NuoG: protein MVEIELDGKTVEVPQGSMVMHAANKLGTYVPHFCYHKKLSIAANCRMCLVEVEKAPKPLPACATPVTQGMKVFTHSAKAVEAQRSVMEFLLINHPLDCPICDQGGECQLQDLAVGYGKSNSRYDEEKRVVFHKNVGPLISMQEMTRCIHCTRCVRFGQEVAGVMELGMVNRGEHSEITTFVGQTVDSELSGNMIDLCPVGALTSKPFRYAARTWELGRKRSVSPHDSLGANTTVQTKANKVMRVVALENEAINECWISDRDRFSYEGLNSADRVTTPMVKQGGQWLETDWQSALDYVAHSLKTISAESGPESIGALAHPISSTEELHLLQKLVRGLGSNQMEARLRQTDVKNAAAAPWLGMPIAKINELDRVLVIGSFLRKDQPVLAARIRTASKRALQVLRIDAGGDDWLIPSSGISVVPSAWLNALSEVALAVAKAKSVTAPVGTFNLTVSPAAQKIADSLLSGESKAVLLGSAAIAHHHASDLHVMAQFIADQTGATLGFLPVGGNAVGASLVNANGVGVESVLSGERRAVILMNIEPDSDLPNPAAARAALEKANTVIALSAYKSSDLMEVADVILPTSVFSETVSTFVNLEGRVQTVQPSVKPLGDSRPAWKVLRVLGGLLGLDGFLFNAPEEVLGEALDDGYCNRLNNKASSSSIANGNLAPFNGLERLADVNIYAGDQIVRRSSALHLTRDAKRGNQVGLNKITFAELGLKEGDAVRVTQDSHSVDMPATLEVNLAPGAVRISAGTMASAKLGSMFGPVTISKA, encoded by the coding sequence ATGGTAGAAATCGAATTAGATGGTAAGACTGTAGAAGTTCCGCAAGGTTCGATGGTGATGCACGCCGCGAACAAGCTCGGCACCTACGTTCCTCACTTCTGCTATCACAAGAAGTTATCGATTGCCGCTAACTGCCGCATGTGTTTGGTTGAAGTAGAGAAGGCCCCTAAACCTCTTCCCGCTTGTGCTACACCAGTAACTCAAGGTATGAAGGTGTTTACGCATTCTGCCAAAGCTGTAGAAGCCCAGCGTTCTGTCATGGAATTCTTGCTCATTAACCATCCATTAGATTGCCCAATTTGCGATCAGGGTGGCGAGTGTCAATTACAAGACTTAGCGGTTGGTTACGGAAAATCAAACTCACGTTACGATGAAGAGAAGCGTGTTGTCTTCCATAAGAATGTTGGCCCATTGATCTCCATGCAAGAGATGACGCGTTGCATCCATTGCACTCGTTGCGTACGCTTCGGCCAAGAAGTTGCCGGTGTTATGGAGCTGGGTATGGTCAACCGTGGTGAGCATTCTGAGATCACCACCTTCGTTGGTCAGACGGTAGATTCAGAGTTGTCTGGAAACATGATTGATTTGTGTCCAGTTGGCGCTTTAACCAGCAAGCCATTCCGTTATGCAGCTCGTACATGGGAACTCGGACGTAAACGTTCAGTTAGTCCGCACGATAGCTTAGGTGCCAACACTACAGTTCAGACTAAAGCTAATAAAGTCATGCGTGTAGTTGCTCTAGAGAACGAAGCCATTAATGAATGCTGGATTAGTGATCGTGATCGCTTCTCTTATGAAGGTTTAAATAGTGCTGACCGTGTAACCACGCCAATGGTGAAGCAGGGCGGCCAGTGGTTAGAAACAGATTGGCAGTCAGCTTTAGATTATGTTGCTCATTCTCTGAAAACAATTTCAGCAGAAAGTGGCCCCGAGTCCATTGGTGCTTTAGCCCACCCAATATCTTCTACTGAGGAATTGCACCTCTTGCAAAAGCTAGTGCGTGGCCTTGGCTCCAATCAAATGGAAGCTCGATTGCGCCAAACGGATGTAAAAAATGCAGCAGCAGCGCCATGGTTGGGTATGCCAATCGCCAAGATCAATGAATTGGATCGTGTATTAGTTATTGGTAGTTTCTTACGCAAAGACCAGCCTGTATTGGCTGCTCGTATTCGTACTGCCAGCAAACGCGCCTTACAAGTATTACGTATTGATGCGGGTGGTGATGACTGGTTGATTCCAAGTAGCGGTATTTCAGTAGTTCCAAGCGCATGGTTGAATGCATTGAGTGAAGTTGCACTTGCTGTTGCAAAAGCAAAATCAGTAACAGCGCCAGTTGGCACATTTAATCTAACCGTTTCTCCTGCGGCGCAGAAGATTGCAGATAGCTTGCTTTCCGGTGAGTCAAAGGCTGTATTGCTCGGTTCTGCTGCTATTGCGCATCACCATGCTTCTGACTTGCACGTTATGGCGCAATTTATTGCTGATCAGACTGGTGCTACTTTAGGCTTCCTGCCGGTTGGCGGAAACGCAGTTGGTGCATCTTTAGTGAATGCTAACGGCGTGGGTGTTGAGTCAGTCTTATCTGGCGAACGTCGCGCAGTGATCTTGATGAATATCGAGCCAGATTCAGATTTGCCAAACCCAGCAGCTGCTCGTGCAGCCCTGGAAAAGGCTAACACCGTTATTGCTTTGAGCGCTTATAAGAGTTCTGACTTGATGGAGGTAGCTGATGTCATTCTGCCTACTTCAGTTTTCTCAGAAACAGTCTCTACCTTTGTGAATTTAGAGGGAAGAGTTCAAACTGTCCAGCCTTCAGTGAAGCCTTTAGGTGATTCACGTCCAGCATGGAAAGTATTGCGCGTATTAGGCGGGCTCTTAGGTTTAGACGGTTTCTTGTTTAATGCTCCTGAGGAAGTCCTAGGAGAAGCATTGGACGATGGTTATTGCAATCGCTTAAATAACAAAGCTTCTAGCTCTTCGATTGCCAATGGAAATCTAGCGCCTTTCAATGGTCTCGAGCGTTTGGCTGATGTCAATATTTATGCTGGCGACCAAATCGTACGGCGTTCTTCAGCCTTGCATTTAACGCGTGATGCTAAGCGCGGCAATCAGGTAGGCCTAAATAAAATTACTTTTGCTGAATTGGGTCTCAAAGAGGGTGATGCAGTGCGCGTTACCCAAGACTCTCATTCAGTTGATATGCCGGCAACATTAGAAGTTAATTTAGCGCCTGGAGCTGTCAGAATTTCTGCTGGCACCATGGCAAGTGCCAAATTGGGATCGATGTTTGGTCCAGTAACTATTAGTAAGGCATAA
- the nuoF gene encoding NADH-quinone oxidoreductase subunit NuoF — MTSLHDRHIKPLILAGLNGDNWRLKDYESRGGYQQLRRLINDKVSPDAIIAELKASSLRGRGGAGFPTGLKWSFMPRQFPGQKYLVCNSDEGEPGTFKDRDIMRYNPHALIEGMIIGAYTMGITVGYNYIHGEIWDVYSRFEEALEEARAAGYLGDKILGSDFSFQLHASPGWGAYICGEETALLESLEGKKGQPRFKPPFPASFGLYGKPTTINNTETFAAVPFILAIGGPAYLELGKPNNGGTKIFSVSGDVVHPGNYEIPLGTPFAELLKLAGGMRDGKALKAVIPGGSSAPVVPGAQMMDLTMDYDSIAKAGSMLGSGAVIVMNETRCMVRALERLSYFYHEESCGQCTPCREGTGWLWRIVHRIEHGEGRPEDLDLLNDVAANIQGRTICALGDAAAMPVRGMLKHYMDEFAYHVEHKRCLDSAQPL, encoded by the coding sequence ATGACCAGCTTGCACGATCGCCATATCAAGCCTTTAATCCTCGCTGGATTAAATGGAGATAACTGGCGTTTAAAGGATTACGAAAGTCGTGGCGGCTATCAACAATTACGTCGTTTAATTAATGACAAAGTTTCTCCTGATGCCATCATCGCTGAATTAAAAGCTTCTTCATTACGTGGTCGTGGAGGCGCAGGCTTTCCAACGGGTTTGAAGTGGAGCTTCATGCCCCGTCAATTCCCGGGGCAAAAATATTTAGTTTGTAATAGCGATGAAGGTGAGCCGGGTACTTTTAAAGACCGTGACATCATGCGCTATAACCCACACGCTTTGATTGAAGGCATGATCATCGGTGCCTACACAATGGGGATTACTGTTGGTTACAACTATATCCACGGTGAAATCTGGGATGTGTATTCTCGCTTCGAAGAGGCGCTTGAAGAAGCGCGAGCAGCAGGATATCTGGGTGACAAAATTTTAGGAAGCGATTTTTCCTTCCAGTTACACGCATCCCCAGGTTGGGGTGCTTATATTTGCGGTGAAGAAACGGCCTTGCTTGAGTCTTTAGAAGGTAAAAAAGGTCAGCCGCGCTTTAAGCCACCATTCCCGGCAAGCTTTGGTTTGTATGGCAAGCCAACAACCATTAATAACACTGAGACATTTGCTGCTGTGCCATTCATTTTGGCCATTGGCGGTCCAGCCTATTTAGAGCTTGGAAAACCCAATAATGGTGGAACCAAAATATTCTCGGTATCGGGTGACGTAGTTCATCCAGGCAACTATGAAATTCCGTTGGGCACTCCATTTGCAGAGCTCTTAAAGCTTGCTGGCGGTATGCGTGATGGCAAGGCTTTGAAGGCTGTGATTCCTGGAGGATCTTCTGCGCCGGTTGTTCCTGGTGCGCAGATGATGGATCTGACTATGGATTACGACAGTATTGCAAAGGCAGGATCTATGTTGGGTTCTGGTGCCGTGATCGTGATGAACGAGACCCGTTGTATGGTCCGCGCCTTAGAGCGTTTGTCCTATTTCTATCACGAAGAATCATGTGGTCAATGCACACCATGTCGCGAAGGTACTGGTTGGTTATGGCGCATTGTTCATCGCATTGAACATGGTGAAGGGCGTCCAGAGGACTTGGATTTGCTGAATGACGTAGCTGCCAATATTCAAGGTCGTACGATTTGCGCTTTAGGTGATGCAGCAGCAATGCCGGTTCGTGGCATGTTGAAACATTACATGGATGAATTTGCGTATCACGTAGAACATAAGCGCTGCTTAGATTCTGCACAACCTTTATAA
- the nuoE gene encoding NADH-quinone oxidoreductase subunit NuoE gives MTTTLQLSDKTLADIHRNIAKYPAEHKQSAVMACLIAAQTEVGWVSPEVIETVAQILEMPSIAVDEVATFYNMYNTKKIGKYKLVICTNLPCQLTHGETAATYLKETLGIGYNETTPCGTFTLKEGECMGACGDSPVMLVNDKRMCSFMSKEKIDALLSELRAEGKAA, from the coding sequence ATGACTACGACTCTGCAACTATCCGATAAAACACTGGCTGATATTCATCGCAATATCGCTAAGTATCCTGCTGAGCATAAGCAATCCGCTGTGATGGCTTGTTTGATTGCTGCTCAAACTGAGGTGGGCTGGGTTTCTCCTGAAGTTATTGAAACGGTTGCCCAGATTTTAGAAATGCCAAGCATTGCTGTTGATGAAGTCGCAACTTTCTACAATATGTACAACACCAAGAAAATTGGTAAGTACAAATTGGTGATTTGCACTAATTTGCCATGCCAATTAACTCATGGTGAAACCGCAGCAACATACCTCAAAGAGACTTTAGGTATTGGCTACAACGAAACTACCCCATGTGGGACGTTTACCTTGAAAGAGGGTGAGTGTATGGGCGCCTGTGGTGATTCACCAGTGATGTTGGTGAATGACAAGCGCATGTGCAGTTTTATGAGCAAAGAAAAGATTGATGCTTTATTGAGTGAGTTACGTGCAGAAGGGAAAGCAGCATGA
- a CDS encoding NADH-quinone oxidoreductase subunit D, which yields MAQIKNYTLNFGPQHPAAHGVLRLVLELDGEVIQRADPHIGLLHRATEKLAETRTWIQNVPYMDRLDYVSMMSNEHAYVMAIEKLLQVDVPLRAQYIRVMYDELTRLLNHLLWIGCHGLDVGAMAVFLYAFRDREDIFDMYEAVSGARMHAAYYRPGGVYRDLPDQMAQYTKNKIRSTSAIKRLNENRSGTLLDFIEQFTNGFDANVDEYCNLLTDNRIWKQRLVNIGIVTPERALQLGFTGPMLRGSGIEWDLRKKQPYEVYDRLDFDIPVGVNGDSYDRYLVRMEEMRQSNRIIKQCVAWLKANPGPVMSDNHKVSPPKRVDMKTNMEELIHHFKLFTEGIHVPDGEAYSAVEHPKGEFGIYLISDGANKPYRMKIRAPGFAHLSAMDEMSRGHMLADAVTIIGTQDIVFGEIDR from the coding sequence ATGGCACAAATTAAGAACTACACCCTCAATTTTGGTCCTCAGCATCCTGCAGCGCATGGCGTATTACGTCTAGTGCTTGAGCTCGATGGTGAAGTGATCCAGCGCGCTGACCCGCATATCGGTTTATTACATCGCGCGACAGAAAAATTAGCTGAAACACGTACTTGGATTCAAAACGTTCCTTACATGGATCGTTTAGATTACGTTTCCATGATGTCCAATGAGCATGCTTATGTCATGGCCATTGAAAAATTACTGCAAGTTGATGTTCCGTTGCGTGCTCAATATATCCGCGTGATGTATGACGAGCTCACTCGCTTGCTAAATCACTTGCTTTGGATTGGTTGTCATGGTCTGGACGTTGGTGCGATGGCTGTTTTCTTGTACGCTTTCCGTGATCGCGAAGATATCTTTGATATGTATGAGGCGGTATCTGGTGCACGTATGCATGCCGCTTACTATCGTCCAGGTGGCGTTTATCGTGACCTGCCTGATCAAATGGCTCAATACACTAAGAACAAGATTCGTAGTACATCTGCCATTAAGCGTTTGAATGAAAACCGTAGCGGCACATTATTGGACTTCATTGAGCAATTTACTAATGGCTTTGATGCCAATGTAGATGAGTACTGCAACCTCTTAACTGATAACCGCATTTGGAAGCAGCGATTGGTGAATATCGGTATTGTGACTCCAGAGCGTGCATTGCAGCTCGGATTTACCGGTCCGATGCTACGTGGTTCAGGTATCGAGTGGGATTTACGTAAGAAGCAACCATATGAAGTCTATGACCGTTTAGATTTTGATATTCCTGTTGGTGTGAATGGCGATTCTTATGATCGTTATTTAGTGCGCATGGAAGAAATGCGTCAATCCAATCGCATCATCAAACAGTGCGTTGCTTGGTTAAAGGCTAATCCAGGTCCTGTGATGAGTGACAACCATAAGGTTTCCCCGCCAAAGCGCGTGGACATGAAAACCAATATGGAAGAGTTGATTCACCATTTCAAATTATTTACTGAAGGCATTCACGTTCCAGACGGCGAGGCTTACTCAGCCGTTGAGCATCCTAAAGGTGAATTTGGTATTTACCTGATTTCTGATGGGGCAAATAAACCATATCGTATGAAGATTCGTGCGCCAGGATTTGCGCACTTGTCGGCAATGGACGAGATGTCACGTGGCCACATGTTGGCTGATGCAGTAACCATTATTGGTACCCAAGATATTGTGTTCGGGGAGATTGACCGCTAA
- a CDS encoding NADH-quinone oxidoreductase subunit C yields MSDRLIQLAANLEKVLGKRAKSIEIALGEVTVVVNADTYFESAMLLRDDPSLAFEQLIDLCGVDYQDFRDGAWSGLRFGVVSHLLSLQHNWRLRVRVFAPDDSYPLVASITPVWAAANWFEREAFDLYGILFDGHEDLRRILTDYGFIGHPFRKDFPISGNVEMRYDPELKRVVYQPVTIEAREITPRIVREEQYGGPV; encoded by the coding sequence ATGTCAGATCGTTTAATTCAATTAGCAGCCAACTTAGAAAAAGTTTTAGGTAAGCGCGCTAAATCCATTGAGATTGCATTAGGTGAGGTGACTGTAGTTGTTAATGCAGACACTTATTTTGAATCTGCCATGTTGTTGCGTGATGATCCTTCACTTGCTTTTGAGCAATTGATAGATCTGTGTGGTGTTGACTATCAAGATTTTCGTGATGGGGCATGGAGCGGTCTGCGCTTTGGCGTTGTAAGTCATCTACTTTCTTTGCAACACAACTGGCGTTTACGTGTTCGTGTTTTTGCGCCCGACGATAGCTACCCATTAGTAGCCTCAATTACACCAGTTTGGGCTGCAGCCAATTGGTTTGAGCGTGAAGCTTTCGATCTCTACGGCATTCTATTTGACGGTCACGAAGACTTGCGTCGCATTCTGACTGACTATGGCTTCATTGGTCATCCATTTAGAAAAGATTTCCCAATCAGCGGTAATGTGGAAATGCGCTATGACCCAGAGTTGAAGCGCGTTGTCTATCAACCGGTCACGATTGAGGCTCGCGAAATTACTCCACGCATTGTTCGTGAAGAGCAGTACGGAGGTCCGGTTTAA
- a CDS encoding NADH-quinone oxidoreductase subunit B family protein has protein sequence MALEGVLKEGFVTTTADQLINWTRNGSLWPMTFGLACCAVEMMHAGASRYDLDRFGVVFRPSPRQSDLMIVAGTLCNKMAPALRKVYDQMPEPRWVISMGSCANGGGYYHNSYSVVRGCDRIVPVDIYVPGCPPTAEALIYGIIQLQSKIARTSTIARKA, from the coding sequence ATGGCATTAGAAGGCGTACTTAAAGAAGGTTTTGTAACCACCACTGCTGATCAGCTAATTAACTGGACACGTAATGGCTCCTTATGGCCCATGACCTTTGGTCTGGCTTGTTGTGCTGTTGAGATGATGCATGCAGGCGCCTCCCGTTATGACTTGGATCGATTTGGCGTTGTATTTCGTCCTTCTCCACGTCAATCCGATTTGATGATTGTTGCAGGCACGCTATGCAACAAGATGGCTCCTGCATTGCGCAAGGTTTACGACCAAATGCCAGAACCACGCTGGGTAATTTCCATGGGTTCTTGTGCCAATGGTGGCGGCTATTACCATAACTCATATTCAGTAGTTCGCGGTTGTGACCGCATTGTGCCAGTCGATATTTATGTTCCAGGATGCCCTCCAACTGCAGAGGCGCTCATCTACGGAATTATTCAGCTGCAATCTAAGATTGCTCGTACGAGCACGATTGCGCGGAAGGCTTAA
- a CDS encoding NADH-quinone oxidoreductase subunit A yields MNLANYFPVLLFILVGIGVGLVPMFLGKILAPSKPDAEKLSPYECGFEAFEDARMKFDVRYYLIAILFILFDLETAFLFPWGVALRDIGWLGYASMVIFLLEFIVGFVYIWKKGALDWE; encoded by the coding sequence TTGAATCTCGCTAATTACTTTCCTGTTCTGCTTTTTATCCTCGTAGGTATTGGGGTGGGATTAGTCCCCATGTTCCTCGGAAAAATCTTGGCTCCTTCGAAGCCTGACGCTGAAAAACTCTCTCCGTATGAGTGCGGTTTTGAAGCATTCGAAGATGCGCGTATGAAGTTTGACGTGCGTTACTACTTAATCGCCATTCTCTTCATCCTGTTTGACTTAGAAACTGCATTCCTATTCCCATGGGGTGTAGCTCTACGTGATATTGGATGGCTTGGCTACGCCTCTATGGTGATTTTCTTATTGGAATTCATTGTGGGATTTGTATATATCTGGAAAAAGGGCGCTCTCGACTGGGAGTGA
- the secG gene encoding preprotein translocase subunit SecG: MEWFKTLLIVLQVISALAVILLVLLQQGKGADMGAAFGSGSSGSLFGASGSANFLSHTTAVFAAVFFLCTLGITWIGNKKEVSPGVLSGTVAPAATPAAPVAPTQDPSKPAVPK; encoded by the coding sequence GTGGAATGGTTTAAGACTTTATTAATCGTATTGCAGGTAATTTCAGCTTTGGCTGTCATTCTATTGGTGCTATTACAGCAAGGTAAGGGTGCCGATATGGGCGCTGCCTTTGGTTCGGGCTCTTCCGGTAGCCTCTTTGGCGCTAGTGGATCTGCTAATTTCTTGTCCCATACAACGGCTGTTTTTGCAGCAGTTTTCTTCCTTTGCACTTTAGGAATTACTTGGATTGGTAACAAGAAGGAAGTAAGTCCTGGTGTCCTCTCCGGAACTGTAGCCCCGGCAGCAACGCCAGCCGCTCCAGTAGCCCCAACACAGGACCCAAGCAAACCAGCAGTTCCTAAGTAA
- the tpiA gene encoding triose-phosphate isomerase translates to MRPLIVIGNWKMNGSLASNQDWIKTVARGMESGMPSGRKYAVCPPFTYLSQCAQLIKEHSLAFLNLGAQDASAHGSGAYTGEVAASMLKELGCTYVIVGHSERRQMHQEVDEAVAAKALEVLDNGMTPVICVGETADERNSGRAEEIVCAQVAKQAGVLQDRLADCLIAYEPVWAIGTGKVASAQVAQDMHRAIRLQLAEFNEDVASHVGILYGGSVKPDNAVELFAMPDIDGGLVGGASLNPQDFLAICQA, encoded by the coding sequence ATGCGACCACTCATCGTTATCGGCAATTGGAAAATGAATGGCAGTCTTGCAAGTAATCAAGATTGGATCAAAACCGTTGCTCGTGGCATGGAGAGTGGAATGCCGTCAGGACGTAAATATGCGGTTTGCCCGCCATTTACGTATTTATCCCAATGTGCGCAGTTGATTAAAGAGCATTCATTGGCTTTTTTGAATCTAGGCGCACAAGATGCATCAGCCCATGGTTCAGGCGCTTATACCGGTGAGGTTGCTGCCTCAATGCTCAAAGAACTTGGTTGTACTTATGTCATCGTTGGGCACTCTGAGCGCCGTCAAATGCACCAAGAGGTTGATGAGGCTGTTGCTGCTAAAGCCCTCGAGGTGTTGGACAATGGCATGACTCCAGTGATTTGTGTGGGTGAGACTGCTGATGAGAGAAATTCGGGCAGGGCGGAAGAGATTGTTTGTGCTCAAGTTGCAAAGCAGGCGGGTGTTTTACAAGATCGTCTTGCTGATTGCTTAATTGCTTATGAGCCAGTATGGGCGATCGGTACAGGCAAAGTTGCCAGCGCCCAAGTTGCGCAAGATATGCATCGTGCTATTCGTCTGCAATTGGCTGAATTTAATGAGGATGTTGCATCTCACGTTGGAATTTTGTACGGCGGCAGTGTCAAGCCTGACAATGCTGTTGAATTATTTGCCATGCCAGATATAGATGGTGGATTGGTTGGGGGAGCATCCTTGAATCCCCAAGACTTTCTAGCTATTTGTCAGGCATAG
- a CDS encoding NAD(P)H-quinone oxidoreductase: protein MRVIEIKEFGAPEMLVPTTRPDPAAPAAGTGEILIKVLAAGINRPDVLQRKGHYPVPAGASDIPGLEVAGEIVGGDLSHPDNVFGLKLGDKVCALVQGGGYADLCTAPVAQCLPYPKGFTDQEAAALPETFYTVWSNVFMRGQLAEGETLLVQGGSSGIGVTAILIAKALGHKVFVTAGTDEKCAACVALGADLAINYKTQDFVEEVKKATDGKGVNVILDMVTGAYVQKEIDCLADDGRIVIIAIQGGSKAEVSTNQILRRRLTITGSTLRPRPVSFKKQITKQLFENVWPLLNAGKLKPVIYKTFTLDQAADAHALMESSEHVGKIVLTV, encoded by the coding sequence ATGCGCGTTATTGAAATTAAGGAGTTTGGTGCCCCAGAAATGCTGGTGCCAACTACTCGCCCTGATCCAGCAGCTCCTGCTGCTGGGACTGGTGAAATTTTGATCAAAGTTCTGGCAGCTGGAATTAATCGACCTGACGTTTTACAACGCAAGGGGCATTACCCTGTTCCAGCTGGCGCATCTGATATTCCCGGTCTTGAAGTTGCCGGTGAAATCGTCGGCGGTGATTTATCTCATCCTGATAATGTATTTGGCTTAAAGCTGGGTGATAAGGTTTGTGCACTCGTTCAAGGTGGTGGTTACGCTGACTTGTGTACTGCGCCTGTAGCCCAGTGCTTGCCTTACCCTAAGGGGTTTACTGATCAAGAAGCTGCAGCTTTGCCTGAAACGTTTTATACCGTATGGAGCAACGTCTTCATGCGGGGTCAATTGGCCGAAGGCGAAACTTTATTGGTTCAAGGTGGCTCCAGTGGTATCGGCGTGACTGCAATCCTGATCGCCAAAGCCTTAGGCCATAAAGTATTTGTAACTGCTGGTACGGATGAAAAATGTGCCGCATGTGTAGCATTGGGTGCTGATCTCGCTATCAATTACAAGACACAAGATTTTGTAGAAGAAGTGAAGAAGGCAACAGATGGCAAAGGCGTTAATGTCATTCTTGATATGGTCACCGGCGCTTACGTGCAAAAAGAAATTGACTGTCTCGCTGATGATGGGCGCATTGTGATTATTGCAATCCAGGGCGGATCAAAAGCAGAAGTGAGTACCAATCAGATTCTGCGCCGTCGCTTAACGATTACCGGCTCAACCTTACGTCCACGCCCAGTTTCATTTAAGAAGCAAATTACCAAACAGCTTTTTGAGAATGTTTGGCCTTTGCTCAATGCTGGCAAACTAAAGCCAGTCATTTATAAAACGTTTACGCTAGATCAAGCGGCAGATGCTCATGCATTGATGGAGTCATCCGAGCACGTTGGCAAAATTGTTTTAACTGTTTAG